In Myxococcota bacterium, the following proteins share a genomic window:
- a CDS encoding DUF721 domain-containing protein, which translates to METRPPRHANPTPPRSAPGRRRSSTESLGSLLPKLLDEVGLGATAGAVAVIRAWDEALGPELRAHCRPDGVRNGVIQARVRDSAWMQRIQLEKPRIFARLRAVLGDQAPAQLRLRIGPL; encoded by the coding sequence GTGGAGACGCGCCCGCCCCGCCACGCGAATCCCACCCCGCCGCGCAGCGCGCCGGGGCGGCGCCGCAGCTCGACCGAGTCCCTGGGGTCGCTCCTGCCCAAGCTGCTCGACGAGGTCGGGCTGGGGGCGACGGCCGGAGCGGTGGCGGTGATCCGGGCCTGGGACGAGGCGCTCGGCCCCGAGCTCCGCGCGCACTGCCGGCCCGACGGGGTGCGCAACGGCGTGATCCAGGCGCGCGTGCGCGACTCGGCCTGGATGCAGCGCATCCAGCTCGAGAAGCCGCGCATCTTCGCGCGCCTGCGCGCCGTGCTCGGCGACCAGGCACCCGCGCAGCTCCGGCTGCGGATCGGACCGCTCTAG
- the trmD gene encoding tRNA (guanosine(37)-N1)-methyltransferase TrmD, producing MSAGPRIDIVTIFPELVEHFLSGSLLGAARQEGLLDVRVTDLRDFTLDRHHSVDDTPYGGGDGMVLRPEPVVAAVEALAGPAARVFALCPRGRRFDQTLARELAGAPQIVLLAGRYAGFDERIFALTGAEPLSIGDYVLAGGEAAALVVTEAVTRLVPGVLGNPVSAEADSFSACALEHPLFTRPREFRGLAVPEVLLSGNHAEIARWRAREGERVTRERRPDLLVSNGAKR from the coding sequence ATGAGCGCCGGGCCGCGCATCGACATCGTCACCATCTTCCCGGAGCTCGTGGAGCACTTCCTCTCGGGCTCGCTGCTGGGTGCGGCGCGCCAGGAGGGCCTGCTCGACGTGCGGGTCACCGACCTGCGCGACTTCACCCTGGACCGGCACCACAGCGTGGACGACACGCCCTACGGCGGCGGCGACGGCATGGTCCTGCGCCCGGAGCCCGTGGTGGCGGCGGTCGAGGCGCTGGCCGGGCCCGCTGCCCGCGTCTTCGCGCTCTGCCCGCGCGGCCGGCGCTTCGACCAGACGCTCGCGCGCGAGCTCGCCGGCGCGCCGCAGATCGTCCTCCTGGCCGGGCGCTACGCCGGCTTCGACGAGCGAATCTTCGCCCTGACGGGTGCGGAGCCGCTCTCGATCGGAGACTATGTGCTGGCGGGGGGTGAGGCCGCGGCCTTGGTCGTGACGGAAGCCGTGACCCGTCTGGTTCCGGGGGTGTTGGGGAATCCGGTCTCGGCCGAGGCGGATTCGTTCTCGGCGTGCGCGCTGGAGCACCCGTTGTTCACCCGGCCGCGGGAGTTCCGCGGCCTGGCCGTCCCCGAAGTCTTGTTGTCGGGCAATCACGCCGAGATCGCGCGCTGGCGCGCGCGCGAAGGCGAGCGAGTCACTCGCGAGCGGCGGCCCGATCTTCTCGTGTCGAATGGAGCCAAGCGATGA
- a CDS encoding PAS domain-containing sensor histidine kinase, translated as MVRLAEGRIAAANGAFGRLAGLPPSELVGREIAELFTDAGDRPLIELEPGDGFGLRDLNGRLRPISLERFGSDLWLVIDRERESRLEREVWRLATELRARPAAGGDAPLGGEQIGMIEHEIRTAVTAVRGYLRWLGSESDRLLEPGHWTWVREARRAIERVGPLLDNLLELARSGEPLPSGRKPVRLHDVIELALRTARPLLADRGVKVECELGASPDTLLGDAERLEQVFVNLLANAAGFSPEGARVRIATDLAELDGGAVLQVAVSDEGPGLSGADAERVFQPFVRGPRAPGAASSGVGLGLAICVRILAAHGGRIEAVPDLGYGLFRVTLPGHRGDAR; from the coding sequence GTGGTCCGGCTCGCCGAAGGCCGGATCGCGGCCGCGAACGGTGCCTTCGGCCGGCTCGCCGGCCTGCCCCCGAGCGAGCTGGTGGGGCGGGAGATCGCCGAGCTGTTCACCGACGCCGGCGACCGGCCCCTGATCGAGCTGGAGCCGGGTGACGGCTTCGGCCTGCGCGACTTGAACGGCCGGCTGCGCCCGATCTCGCTCGAGCGCTTCGGGTCCGACCTGTGGCTGGTGATCGATCGCGAGCGCGAGAGCCGGCTCGAGCGCGAAGTCTGGCGGCTGGCGACCGAGCTGCGCGCGCGCCCCGCGGCCGGCGGAGACGCCCCGCTCGGGGGCGAGCAGATCGGCATGATCGAGCACGAGATCCGCACCGCGGTGACCGCAGTCCGCGGCTACCTGCGCTGGCTCGGCAGCGAGAGCGACCGGCTGCTCGAGCCCGGGCACTGGACCTGGGTGCGCGAGGCGCGGCGCGCGATCGAGCGCGTCGGACCGCTGCTCGACAACCTGCTCGAGCTGGCGCGCAGTGGTGAGCCGCTGCCCAGCGGCCGCAAGCCGGTGCGCCTGCACGACGTGATCGAGCTGGCCCTGCGCACGGCCCGGCCGCTGCTGGCCGACCGCGGCGTGAAGGTCGAGTGCGAGCTCGGCGCAAGTCCCGACACGCTGCTCGGCGACGCCGAGCGGCTCGAGCAAGTGTTCGTGAACCTGCTCGCGAACGCCGCGGGCTTCTCGCCCGAAGGCGCACGCGTGCGCATCGCCACCGACCTGGCGGAGCTCGACGGTGGGGCGGTGCTGCAAGTGGCGGTGAGCGACGAGGGCCCGGGCTTGTCGGGCGCCGATGCGGAGCGCGTGTTCCAGCCGTTCGTGCGCGGCCCGCGCGCGCCCGGCGCGGCGTCGTCGGGCGTGGGCCTGGGGCTCGCGATCTGCGTGCGCATCCTGGCCGCGCACGGCGGCCGGATCGAGGCGGTGCCCGACCTGGGCTACGGCCTGTTCCGAGTCACTCTGCCGGGTCACCGGGGAGACGCGCGATGA
- the rpsP gene encoding 30S ribosomal protein S16, with protein MVKVRLYRTGARGKPSYRIVVMDQRKKRQGRVLELLGTYEPRSSGGIQYSEAALAKWIERGAQLSDTVRTLVTRHKRAAAASPSA; from the coding sequence ATGGTCAAAGTCCGCCTCTATCGCACCGGCGCGCGCGGCAAGCCGTCCTACCGCATCGTCGTGATGGACCAGCGCAAGAAGCGCCAGGGCCGGGTGCTCGAGCTGCTCGGCACCTACGAGCCACGCAGCTCCGGCGGCATCCAGTATTCCGAGGCGGCGCTCGCCAAGTGGATCGAGCGCGGGGCGCAGCTCTCCGACACCGTTCGCACGCTCGTCACGCGCCACAAGCGCGCGGCCGCGGCGTCGCCGAGCGCGTAG
- the rimM gene encoding ribosome maturation factor RimM (Essential for efficient processing of 16S rRNA), whose translation MASSRSANSTAAPQGRAVRDWVELGRVLRSHGLDGSLLVALHSDDPTNLIAARELRLAGEPGTIPFRVVHAESAGQGPGGRARVRLELAGLENRERAQLFAGAAVLVAEAGLQPLPEGEFYWRDLLGLRALGRDGAELGTLVEIVPTAGADVFVLRRPSGPDLLLPATDALILKVDRERSELWLDPPAELLAEGGR comes from the coding sequence GTGGCGTCGAGTCGAAGCGCGAACTCCACCGCAGCGCCGCAAGGCCGAGCGGTTCGAGACTGGGTCGAGCTCGGCCGGGTGCTGCGTTCCCACGGCCTCGACGGCTCGCTGCTCGTCGCGCTCCATAGCGACGACCCGACCAACCTGATCGCGGCGCGCGAGCTCCGGCTCGCGGGCGAGCCCGGCACGATCCCGTTCCGTGTGGTGCATGCGGAGTCTGCGGGCCAGGGCCCGGGGGGCCGTGCGCGCGTGCGCCTGGAGCTGGCGGGCCTCGAGAATCGCGAGCGCGCCCAGCTGTTCGCCGGCGCGGCGGTGCTGGTGGCCGAAGCCGGCCTGCAGCCGCTCCCCGAGGGCGAGTTCTACTGGCGCGACCTGCTCGGGCTGCGGGCGCTGGGCCGCGACGGCGCCGAGCTCGGTACTCTGGTCGAGATCGTGCCGACCGCGGGCGCCGACGTGTTCGTGCTCCGCCGGCCGAGCGGCCCGGACCTGCTCTTGCCCGCGACCGACGCGCTCATCCTGAAGGTCGACCGCGAGCGCAGCGAGCTCTGGCTCGATCCGCCTGCCGAGCTCCTGGCGGAGGGCGGGCGATGA
- the ligA gene encoding NAD-dependent DNA ligase LigA, producing MDQLRREIDFHSRQYHELDAPQIADAEYDRMFRELLAIEAAHPEWEDPSSPSKRVGSAPAPGFRVVEHAVPMLSLDNAFSGEDLAAFDARIRKYLGRTEPMAYTAEPKYDGVAVTLRYERGLFVLGATRGDGRRGEDVTHNLRTVKTVPKKLTGAPEVLEVRGEVLMRRAEFAELNRERAAQGLEVFANPRNSTAGTLRQLDPKVAAARPLELFAYGVGEGETKLGTATHSELLDRLVELGFRIDRSRIAAGGIEVAQAFHARLQQERDALPYEIDGTVVKVDSLALRERLGTLNRTPRWAVAVKFPPRQETTRVAAIETSVGRTGALTPVAVLEPVQIGGVTVTHAGLHNQDEVDRLDIRVGDTVFVERAGDVIPKIVKVVHEKRPPGTAPFRLPTHCPVCHTVAVRAEGEVALRCPNLECPVQVREVIRHFASRDALDIDGLGEQRIDQLLAAKRVRRPSDLFSLSAGELAEYERMGEKSAQNLVAAIEKAKDVTLARFLLALGIRHVGERGAGILAQAFPDLDALLEAPVERIEAVDEIGPTIARAVREWLDDPANRAEVTRLRAVLRIQSGPSRAHARSDRLAGKTFVITGTLDEPRSTWKERLEAAGAKVSGSVSKKTDYLLAGENAGSKLERARELEVAVIDEAEASRLVSGG from the coding sequence TTGGATCAGCTCCGCCGGGAGATCGACTTCCACTCGCGGCAGTACCACGAGCTCGACGCGCCTCAGATCGCCGACGCCGAGTACGACCGCATGTTCCGGGAGCTTCTGGCCATCGAGGCGGCTCACCCGGAGTGGGAGGATCCGAGCTCTCCCAGCAAGCGGGTTGGATCTGCCCCCGCGCCCGGCTTCCGGGTCGTGGAGCACGCCGTCCCCATGCTCTCGCTCGACAACGCGTTCTCCGGCGAGGACCTGGCCGCGTTCGACGCGAGGATCCGGAAGTACCTGGGCCGGACCGAGCCCATGGCCTACACGGCCGAGCCCAAGTACGACGGGGTGGCCGTGACGCTTCGCTACGAGCGGGGCTTGTTCGTGCTCGGCGCCACGCGCGGTGACGGCCGGCGCGGCGAGGACGTGACCCACAACCTGCGCACGGTGAAGACCGTGCCCAAGAAGCTGACCGGCGCGCCCGAGGTGCTCGAGGTGCGCGGCGAAGTGCTGATGCGCCGCGCCGAGTTCGCCGAGCTCAACCGCGAGCGCGCCGCCCAGGGGCTCGAGGTGTTCGCCAACCCCCGGAACTCCACCGCCGGCACGCTGCGCCAGCTCGATCCCAAGGTCGCGGCCGCACGGCCGCTCGAGCTGTTCGCCTACGGCGTCGGCGAGGGCGAGACGAAGCTCGGCACGGCGACTCACTCCGAGCTGCTCGATCGCCTGGTCGAGCTCGGCTTCCGCATCGACCGCAGCCGCATCGCCGCCGGCGGGATCGAGGTCGCGCAGGCCTTCCACGCGCGCCTGCAGCAGGAGCGCGACGCCCTGCCCTACGAGATCGACGGCACGGTGGTGAAGGTCGACTCACTCGCGCTGCGCGAGCGGCTGGGCACCTTGAACCGCACGCCGCGCTGGGCAGTCGCCGTGAAGTTCCCGCCGCGCCAGGAGACCACGCGCGTGGCCGCGATCGAGACCTCGGTCGGGCGCACGGGCGCGCTGACTCCGGTGGCGGTGCTCGAGCCGGTGCAGATCGGCGGAGTCACGGTGACCCACGCGGGCCTGCACAACCAGGACGAGGTCGACCGGCTCGACATCCGCGTGGGAGACACGGTGTTCGTCGAGCGCGCGGGCGACGTGATACCGAAGATCGTCAAGGTCGTGCACGAGAAGCGCCCGCCCGGGACGGCGCCCTTCCGGCTGCCGACGCACTGCCCCGTGTGCCACACCGTGGCGGTGCGCGCCGAGGGCGAGGTCGCGCTGCGCTGCCCGAACCTGGAGTGTCCCGTGCAGGTGCGCGAGGTGATCCGGCACTTCGCGAGCCGCGACGCGCTCGACATCGACGGGCTGGGCGAGCAGCGCATCGACCAGCTGCTGGCGGCCAAGCGCGTGCGGCGGCCTTCGGACCTCTTCTCGCTCAGCGCCGGGGAGCTCGCCGAGTACGAGCGCATGGGCGAGAAGTCGGCGCAGAACCTGGTGGCCGCGATCGAGAAGGCCAAGGACGTGACGCTCGCGCGCTTCCTGCTCGCGCTCGGGATCCGCCACGTGGGTGAGCGCGGCGCGGGCATCCTGGCCCAGGCCTTCCCCGACCTCGACGCTCTGCTCGAGGCGCCGGTCGAGCGCATCGAGGCGGTCGACGAGATCGGGCCGACGATCGCGCGCGCGGTGCGCGAGTGGCTCGACGATCCCGCCAACCGCGCCGAAGTGACTCGCCTGCGCGCCGTGCTGCGCATCCAGAGCGGCCCGTCGCGCGCGCACGCGCGAAGCGACCGGCTCGCGGGCAAGACCTTCGTGATCACCGGGACGCTCGACGAGCCGCGCTCGACCTGGAAGGAGCGGCTCGAGGCGGCGGGCGCCAAGGTGAGCGGATCGGTGTCGAAGAAGACCGACTATCTCCTGGCCGGCGAGAACGCGGGCTCGAAGCTCGAGAGAGCGCGCGAGCTCGAGGTCGCGGTGATCGACGAGGCCGAGGCTAGCCGCCTGGTTTCCGGCGGATGA
- a CDS encoding YraN family protein, producing the protein MKPRDRRAAGRAGEELAREYLERAGFRIVARNLHLRHAELDLVALDGATLVFVEVRLRRGDRYGSAAESVDARKRRRLTAAASAALARGELPRAARYRFDVIAIDSAHDPPRLTHLRDAFWAQ; encoded by the coding sequence ATGAAGCCACGGGACCGGCGCGCTGCCGGACGCGCCGGCGAGGAGCTGGCGCGGGAGTATCTCGAGCGCGCGGGCTTCCGCATCGTGGCGCGCAACCTGCACCTGCGCCACGCCGAGCTCGACCTGGTCGCGCTCGACGGCGCCACGCTGGTGTTCGTCGAGGTGCGGCTGCGCCGCGGCGACCGCTACGGCAGCGCCGCGGAGTCGGTCGACGCGCGCAAGCGCCGCCGGCTCACGGCGGCGGCCAGCGCCGCGCTCGCGCGCGGGGAGCTGCCGCGCGCCGCGCGCTATCGCTTCGACGTGATCGCGATCGACTCGGCGCACGATCCGCCGCGCCTGACGCACCTGCGCGACGCGTTCTGGGCGCAGTGA
- the rsmI gene encoding 16S rRNA (cytidine(1402)-2'-O)-methyltransferase codes for MRSWETEPTIGDAHGTVYVVATPIGNLEDLSPRAQRVLREVEVIACEDTRHTALLCQRFEIATPRVSLHAHNEARRVPELLARLARGAAIALVSDAGTPLVSDPGERLVRAALDAGAAVVPVPGPSALLAALVASGFAARPFAFAGFLPRRGAERARELAALAAFPGTLVLFEAPNRAAQTLADLRAALGPRCVALARELTKRHETITRGVLGEVALDDLRGELVIVVEGPGESPMPVASDEELDAEIERLRAAGQSAKDTAREVAARFGLPRSEVYARVIRRKPGG; via the coding sequence ATGCGATCATGGGAAACTGAGCCGACGATAGGCGACGCGCACGGCACCGTCTACGTGGTCGCGACGCCGATCGGCAACCTCGAGGACCTCTCGCCGCGCGCGCAGCGCGTGCTGCGCGAGGTCGAGGTGATCGCCTGCGAGGACACGCGCCACACGGCGCTCTTGTGCCAGCGCTTCGAGATCGCGACCCCGCGTGTCTCGCTGCACGCGCACAACGAGGCGCGGCGCGTGCCCGAGCTGCTGGCGCGGCTGGCGCGCGGCGCCGCGATCGCGCTCGTGTCCGACGCCGGCACGCCGCTCGTCTCCGACCCCGGCGAGCGCCTGGTGCGCGCGGCGCTCGACGCGGGCGCGGCGGTCGTGCCCGTGCCGGGCCCCTCGGCGCTGCTGGCGGCGCTCGTGGCCTCGGGCTTTGCGGCGCGCCCCTTCGCGTTCGCCGGCTTCCTGCCCCGGCGCGGCGCGGAGCGCGCGCGGGAGCTCGCCGCGCTGGCGGCGTTCCCCGGAACGCTCGTGCTGTTCGAGGCGCCCAACCGCGCCGCGCAGACGCTCGCCGACCTGCGCGCGGCCCTCGGACCGCGCTGCGTGGCGCTGGCGCGCGAGCTCACCAAGCGCCACGAGACGATCACGCGCGGGGTGCTGGGCGAGGTCGCGCTCGACGACCTGCGCGGCGAGCTCGTGATCGTGGTCGAGGGCCCCGGCGAGTCACCCATGCCCGTGGCGAGTGACGAAGAGCTCGACGCCGAGATCGAGCGCCTGCGCGCCGCCGGCCAGTCCGCGAAAGACACGGCGCGCGAAGTCGCCGCGCGCTTCGGTCTGCCGCGCTCGGAGGTCTACGCCCGAGTCATCCGCCGGAAACCAGGCGGCTAG
- a CDS encoding KH domain-containing protein has protein sequence MKELVEFIAKTLADEPGQIEVYAADDKVVELRLAPDDVGKIIGRRGKTAKAIRTLLAAAGGGWDVDIAGHGEDEEDEEFEDDYEDDQE, from the coding sequence ATGAAGGAGCTCGTCGAGTTCATCGCCAAGACGCTCGCCGACGAGCCGGGCCAGATCGAGGTCTACGCGGCCGACGACAAGGTCGTCGAGCTGCGGCTCGCTCCGGACGACGTGGGCAAGATCATCGGCCGGCGAGGCAAGACCGCCAAGGCCATCCGCACGCTGCTCGCCGCGGCGGGCGGCGGCTGGGACGTCGACATCGCCGGTCACGGCGAAGACGAAGAAGACGAAGAGTTCGAGGACGACTACGAGGACGACCAGGAGTGA